In Terriglobus sp. TAA 43, a single window of DNA contains:
- a CDS encoding TIGR03435 family protein, with translation MNVGRSAFVAACVLFTALCSVPFHAQAVATTPAIAAPTFEVATIKPTEPMHRNRGFHVSGNRVNIENQDVTTLIVIGYSVHPKQIVNAPDWFDTARWTIDGVADKEGKLSVADVQVMVQKLLADRFGLKFKREQREIPVYALTVAKGGPKLETSKADPNALPNQNGNGKGRMQFQNTTMTTFLLGMQSEFDRPLVDQTGLDGHYDFSLRWTPDTAPAGDADAPPGMFTAIQEQLGLKVSPVKAPANVLVIESAEKPSAN, from the coding sequence ATGAATGTTGGGCGATCTGCTTTTGTTGCGGCGTGTGTACTTTTTACCGCGCTGTGCTCTGTTCCGTTTCATGCGCAGGCTGTCGCAACCACGCCTGCAATAGCTGCACCTACGTTTGAAGTAGCGACCATCAAGCCTACTGAGCCGATGCATCGGAATCGCGGATTTCATGTGAGCGGAAACCGCGTGAATATTGAGAATCAGGATGTGACGACACTGATCGTCATTGGCTATTCAGTCCATCCGAAACAGATTGTGAATGCTCCCGACTGGTTCGATACAGCGCGATGGACCATTGACGGTGTTGCGGATAAAGAAGGCAAACTGAGCGTGGCGGATGTGCAGGTGATGGTGCAGAAGCTGCTGGCGGATCGTTTTGGATTGAAGTTCAAGCGGGAGCAACGCGAGATTCCTGTGTATGCGCTGACCGTGGCCAAGGGTGGGCCGAAGCTGGAGACGAGCAAGGCCGATCCGAATGCGTTGCCCAATCAGAATGGCAATGGCAAAGGCAGGATGCAGTTTCAGAACACGACGATGACAACCTTCCTGTTGGGCATGCAGAGTGAGTTCGATCGTCCGCTGGTGGACCAGACGGGGTTGGATGGGCACTATGATTTCTCGTTGCGTTGGACGCCGGATACAGCGCCTGCGGGGGATGCGGATGCGCCTCCTGGGATGTTTACGGCGATTCAGGAACAGCTTGGATTGAAGGTGTCGCCCGTGAAGGCTCCGGCGAATGTTCTGGTGATTGAGAGTGCGGAGAAGCCTTCGGCGAATTGA
- a CDS encoding metallophosphoesterase — translation MDLQITRRRFLRQTIGFSAAVLASQAMPAIAAAPHGEADLLMVGDWGYARPAAQELVAASMVKYTQAQRLHPQALLMLGDNWYDELPGGVDSPRWKTHFEDLYPASVFPGPAYAILGNHDYQMYPTSKVEAELAYARRGHTRWTMPAKWYSFDFPAKKPLIHFIALDSNMPHEIKPNPDGTPNRNFTLTEEERVAQFAWLEKELAKPRLTPFTIVMAHHPVYTDGPHGDHPMLIRDWDPLLQRYNVHAYLGGHDHDLQHLEFHGHPTSFFLSGGGGADLYDLKITPDQRGPWAQKVNGFSHLSVTEKLLTLRHVDAAGNTLHAFTKTPEGKTSVLSA, via the coding sequence ATGGATTTGCAGATCACTCGTCGCCGCTTTCTGCGGCAGACCATCGGCTTCAGCGCCGCCGTACTCGCCTCGCAGGCAATGCCTGCTATCGCTGCAGCGCCGCATGGCGAAGCCGATCTGCTTATGGTCGGCGATTGGGGATACGCACGTCCTGCCGCCCAGGAACTTGTCGCCGCAAGCATGGTGAAGTACACGCAGGCACAGCGACTTCACCCTCAGGCGCTCCTCATGCTCGGCGATAACTGGTACGACGAGTTGCCCGGCGGCGTCGATTCGCCGCGCTGGAAGACGCACTTTGAAGACCTCTATCCCGCCAGCGTTTTTCCTGGTCCTGCATACGCCATCCTCGGCAACCACGACTACCAGATGTACCCCACCAGCAAGGTCGAAGCGGAACTAGCCTACGCGCGCCGCGGCCATACCCGCTGGACGATGCCAGCCAAGTGGTATAGCTTCGATTTCCCCGCGAAGAAGCCACTCATCCACTTCATCGCGCTCGACAGCAACATGCCGCACGAGATCAAGCCCAACCCCGACGGCACACCGAACCGCAACTTCACACTCACCGAAGAAGAGCGCGTCGCGCAGTTTGCATGGCTTGAGAAAGAACTCGCCAAGCCGCGCCTCACGCCATTCACCATCGTCATGGCTCATCACCCGGTCTACACGGACGGCCCACACGGCGACCACCCCATGCTCATCCGCGATTGGGATCCCTTGTTGCAGCGTTACAACGTACACGCCTATCTAGGTGGACACGATCACGATCTGCAGCACCTTGAGTTCCACGGCCACCCCACCAGCTTCTTTCTCTCCGGTGGTGGTGGCGCTGATCTTTACGACCTTAAGATCACGCCGGATCAACGCGGCCCCTGGGCACAGAAGGTCAATGGCTTCAGCCATCTTTCGGTGACTGAGAAGCTACTCACGCTGCGTCACGTCGATGCAGCAGGCAACACGCTCCACGCCTTTACGAAAACACCGGAGGGCAAAACCTCCGTGCTCTCCGCATAG
- a CDS encoding cytochrome P460 family protein, whose product MLKRLVQTVCVLAFLFLIAQMVRPSIPSQPAAAEVHAPENVRQILRKDCYSCHSDERRLAWFDEPVPAYWLVRKDILEAREHLNFSTLGSKPDAVQKATLYEAVNMIQLGAMPLPRFLALHRDARVTQEELATLKDYLSPWGPLPVPTDTKGAAATTTRIALDSVKPEWNGLAFEPTFATWRPISFTDRGDNHTFRFILGNDVATKAVAEGKISPWPDGAKLAKIAWKQEANSDGTLRAGDFIQMELMVKDAKKYASTAGWGWGRWRGLDLQPYGKDASFVKECTGCHLPVKGDDNVYTLPMTAATVPGAEIVNNHAVMLPASLPYQPLTWTPMTMLADPTKRTISVLYGNDAAVQNGAGAVVALVTWAERDDPHWFGGRIPDSPVRVEFLANGAEYQQFAGPQWTKVESSANFVAQRKELLLSLKPVSLP is encoded by the coding sequence ATGTTGAAGCGACTGGTGCAGACCGTTTGCGTGCTTGCATTTTTGTTTTTGATTGCTCAGATGGTCCGGCCTTCGATTCCGAGCCAGCCTGCGGCGGCTGAAGTTCATGCGCCTGAAAATGTGCGGCAGATACTGCGCAAGGATTGCTATAGCTGCCATTCCGATGAACGCCGGTTGGCGTGGTTCGATGAACCGGTGCCAGCTTACTGGCTTGTGCGGAAAGACATTCTTGAAGCGCGTGAGCATCTGAACTTCTCCACGCTGGGCAGCAAGCCGGATGCGGTGCAGAAGGCGACGCTGTACGAAGCGGTGAACATGATCCAGCTTGGAGCGATGCCTTTACCGCGCTTCCTGGCGCTGCACCGTGATGCTCGAGTGACACAGGAAGAGCTTGCGACGCTGAAGGATTATCTGTCGCCGTGGGGTCCTCTCCCTGTTCCAACCGATACGAAAGGTGCGGCAGCAACGACGACACGCATTGCACTGGACAGCGTGAAGCCGGAATGGAATGGACTTGCGTTTGAGCCAACGTTTGCGACGTGGAGGCCGATCAGCTTCACGGATCGTGGTGATAATCACACGTTCCGCTTCATCCTGGGCAATGACGTTGCCACAAAGGCAGTGGCTGAGGGAAAGATTTCTCCGTGGCCAGATGGCGCGAAGCTGGCGAAGATTGCATGGAAGCAGGAGGCGAACAGCGATGGGACGCTTCGCGCGGGAGACTTCATCCAGATGGAGTTGATGGTGAAGGACGCGAAGAAATATGCTTCGACCGCGGGATGGGGTTGGGGCCGGTGGCGTGGGCTTGATCTGCAGCCTTATGGCAAAGACGCGAGCTTTGTGAAGGAGTGCACGGGTTGCCATCTGCCGGTGAAGGGCGACGATAACGTGTACACGTTGCCGATGACTGCGGCCACTGTGCCGGGCGCGGAGATCGTGAACAACCATGCGGTGATGTTGCCCGCATCACTGCCCTATCAGCCGCTGACGTGGACGCCGATGACGATGCTTGCCGATCCGACGAAGCGAACGATCTCTGTTTTGTATGGCAATGATGCTGCCGTGCAAAATGGCGCAGGCGCCGTGGTGGCGCTGGTGACGTGGGCAGAGCGCGATGATCCGCATTGGTTTGGCGGGAGGATTCCGGATAGTCCGGTGCGTGTGGAGTTTCTTGCGAATGGTGCGGAGTATCAGCAGTTTGCGGGACCGCAGTGGACGAAGGTGGAATCGTCCGCGAACTTCGTTGCACAACGCAAAGAGCTTCTGTTGAGTTTGAAGCCGGTCTCGCTGCCTTAG
- a CDS encoding response regulator transcription factor, translating into MKSTKGWTEVAKRPTQLLLVDGRPLFRENVMQLLAYEPDIAVAGQFANLSEARRALTTQNVDLVLLDYDPENEVGPILLETLARLQHVPRFLLLTAGMEVAELHRALDAGVSGVVLKHGEPRQLLHAIRAVAQGNQWWDESALRQGSTPTNRNAEGSHPSITARQRQILHHILDGLSNKEIGTVVGVSETAVKASIQELFHKTGVRTRGQLVRVALEGHFEDWLKPHG; encoded by the coding sequence ATGAAAAGCACCAAGGGATGGACTGAAGTGGCGAAAAGACCCACACAACTGCTGCTTGTGGACGGCCGCCCGCTCTTTCGCGAGAACGTGATGCAGTTGTTGGCGTATGAGCCGGACATCGCTGTTGCCGGTCAGTTTGCGAACTTGTCCGAAGCTCGCAGGGCCCTGACGACACAGAATGTAGACCTGGTGCTGCTGGACTACGATCCTGAAAACGAAGTGGGTCCAATACTGCTGGAAACACTTGCGCGTCTTCAACACGTGCCGCGGTTTCTGCTGCTCACTGCGGGTATGGAAGTGGCCGAGTTGCACCGGGCGCTGGATGCTGGGGTCTCCGGCGTGGTGCTGAAGCATGGTGAACCTCGACAGTTGTTACATGCCATACGCGCTGTGGCCCAGGGGAATCAGTGGTGGGACGAGAGCGCGCTACGGCAAGGTTCGACGCCGACAAACAGAAATGCCGAGGGCAGTCATCCTTCGATCACGGCGCGTCAGAGACAGATCCTGCACCATATCCTGGATGGCCTGAGCAACAAAGAGATTGGAACAGTGGTTGGTGTGTCGGAAACCGCGGTGAAAGCAAGCATTCAGGAGCTGTTTCATAAGACCGGTGTGAGGACTCGGGGCCAACTGGTGAGGGTGGCGTTGGAAGGACACTTCGAGGACTGGCTCAAGCCTCATGGTTAG
- a CDS encoding CotH kinase family protein, with amino-acid sequence MITVAGLPSAVTVQPVTAAVGSTANLTFVSTTALAAECFQGVASVFSSYSSLALQAKGSSGTETQGYGMEVVLENPSFTPTKTYLPVVNIATDGGIAVTSEDDYVDGTLTITDPMTSSNNYTGTMEIKGHGNTTWAMPKKPYKVKLDSKAKLMGMHSEKNWVLLANYDDKTMLRDAVASYISNMTRLPWAPASYFVEMTMNGQYMGVYQLIESVDIDSNRVDIADSDASTDPTQDGYLMEIDHTLGDTFNWTTPHGLPVGSHDPDPPTDAQEAYIQPLVNNAEATFFASNASDATAGWRSKWTEASVVDWFLVNELMGNHDANGESEYFYKDVGDVPFVAGPIWDFDISSGNDDYGAIQDPSVAWVSTQHAWYAALFKNDPTFQAAVKTEWAAMRSQVSGLPDYIDTSSATLAQAANNNYQRWPNLYQRVWPNPEAAGSYSGEVTYLKQWINSRISYMDKTYGN; translated from the coding sequence ATGATAACTGTAGCCGGCCTTCCTTCTGCGGTTACTGTGCAGCCAGTAACCGCTGCAGTGGGAAGTACCGCGAACCTTACCTTCGTCAGTACCACTGCGCTGGCAGCAGAATGCTTTCAAGGAGTAGCGTCAGTATTTTCTTCCTACAGTTCTCTGGCACTGCAGGCAAAGGGTAGCAGTGGTACTGAGACCCAAGGCTATGGCATGGAAGTCGTTCTAGAGAACCCCAGCTTCACTCCCACCAAGACTTATCTTCCTGTCGTGAACATCGCTACGGATGGCGGCATTGCGGTAACGAGCGAAGATGATTACGTAGATGGGACACTGACGATCACGGATCCAATGACATCCAGCAATAACTACACCGGAACCATGGAGATCAAAGGGCATGGCAATACGACTTGGGCGATGCCCAAGAAACCTTACAAGGTCAAACTAGATTCCAAGGCCAAACTGATGGGGATGCACAGTGAAAAGAATTGGGTACTGTTGGCCAACTATGACGACAAGACGATGCTGCGGGATGCGGTGGCTTCGTACATCTCAAACATGACACGACTTCCGTGGGCTCCTGCCTCGTACTTTGTTGAGATGACAATGAACGGGCAATATATGGGTGTTTATCAGTTAATTGAGAGCGTCGATATTGATAGTAACCGCGTCGATATTGCGGATTCCGACGCCAGCACCGATCCCACCCAAGATGGTTACCTGATGGAGATCGACCATACGTTGGGAGATACCTTTAACTGGACCACGCCGCATGGCTTGCCGGTGGGATCGCATGATCCAGATCCGCCTACGGATGCACAAGAAGCTTACATTCAGCCTTTGGTCAATAATGCAGAAGCCACCTTCTTTGCTTCCAACGCTTCCGATGCAACTGCTGGATGGCGTTCGAAGTGGACAGAGGCGAGCGTTGTGGATTGGTTCCTGGTAAATGAGCTGATGGGCAACCATGATGCCAATGGCGAGTCGGAATACTTCTACAAAGATGTTGGCGATGTGCCATTTGTGGCTGGGCCAATATGGGATTTTGATATCTCAAGTGGCAACGATGACTATGGCGCGATCCAGGATCCGAGCGTGGCGTGGGTAAGCACACAGCATGCCTGGTATGCGGCATTGTTCAAAAACGATCCAACGTTTCAGGCAGCCGTGAAGACGGAGTGGGCTGCGATGCGCTCGCAGGTAAGTGGATTGCCGGATTACATTGATACTTCTTCTGCTACGCTGGCGCAGGCAGCGAACAATAACTATCAGCGATGGCCCAACCTGTATCAAAGGGTGTGGCCGAATCCTGAGGCTGCGGGTAGCTACAGTGGCGAAGTGACCTATCTAAAGCAGTGGATCAATAGCCGCATCAGTTATATGGATAAGACTTACGGGAACTGA
- a CDS encoding DUF2809 domain-containing protein: protein MPRRKTNPPRSIVCLCVLAVIIPLGLAVRYAPLHLPWFWSKYLGSMLWAMAVYWFIAMLLPRLRPMSLAIVASAIALITEFSRLVPEPHIDAFRLTLAGRLLLGRYFAWANILAYLIAIAITALADRQFSSRKSYPYN, encoded by the coding sequence ATGCCACGCAGAAAAACCAATCCACCACGCAGCATCGTCTGCCTCTGCGTCCTCGCCGTGATTATCCCGCTGGGCTTAGCGGTTCGATACGCACCGCTCCATCTGCCATGGTTCTGGTCAAAGTACCTCGGCTCCATGCTGTGGGCTATGGCGGTCTACTGGTTCATCGCCATGCTTCTCCCCAGACTCCGCCCAATGTCGTTAGCAATCGTCGCGTCCGCGATCGCACTCATCACAGAGTTCTCGCGCCTCGTCCCCGAGCCACACATCGACGCCTTCCGTCTCACGCTCGCAGGACGACTTCTGCTAGGCCGCTACTTCGCATGGGCCAACATCCTCGCCTATCTCATTGCGATCGCAATCACCGCATTAGCCGACAGACAGTTCAGTTCCCGTAAGTCTTATCCATATAACTGA
- a CDS encoding metallophosphoesterase, with amino-acid sequence MLQGCGLPPTEISATQDPVEDVPIHLLMVGDWGVGGNQTDQAMVAAALRNYQTKWSFKADSLLMLGDNFYDGMPGGVTSPRWQSTFEQMYPASDFNCPVYAVPGNHDYELAPESKVDAEFAYSALGTSRWTMPSRYWSMTMPAANPYVTLYFVDSNMPNERAQPLPPNPNFYTATDAQRQEQLDWLTTELNKPKATTFRVVVGHHPLYSNGPHGDNNTLIRDWDPLFRAHKVDMYLAGHDHDLQHLEFAGHPTSFVSSGGGGATLNALDNSSRGPFGMEVHGFTHLHASAQQLTLRHLGTDGGLLHKFSRTADGTVTILH; translated from the coding sequence ATGCTGCAAGGCTGCGGGCTACCTCCAACAGAAATCTCTGCCACGCAGGATCCGGTGGAAGACGTTCCTATCCACCTGCTGATGGTGGGCGATTGGGGCGTGGGTGGCAATCAGACGGATCAAGCAATGGTCGCTGCGGCGTTGCGAAACTACCAGACGAAGTGGAGTTTCAAGGCAGATTCCCTGCTGATGCTCGGTGACAACTTCTACGACGGCATGCCGGGAGGCGTGACCTCTCCGCGTTGGCAAAGCACCTTTGAGCAGATGTATCCGGCAAGCGACTTCAACTGCCCTGTGTACGCCGTGCCAGGCAACCATGATTATGAGCTTGCGCCGGAATCGAAAGTGGATGCGGAGTTTGCTTACTCAGCGTTGGGAACGTCGCGATGGACGATGCCTTCGCGGTACTGGAGCATGACCATGCCCGCGGCGAATCCTTATGTCACGCTTTATTTCGTAGATAGCAACATGCCCAATGAACGGGCACAACCCCTTCCACCGAACCCAAATTTCTACACGGCAACCGACGCCCAGCGGCAGGAGCAGCTTGATTGGTTGACTACCGAATTGAATAAGCCGAAGGCGACGACGTTCCGCGTGGTGGTGGGGCATCATCCGCTTTACTCCAACGGACCGCATGGCGATAACAACACGTTGATTCGTGACTGGGATCCGTTGTTCCGCGCGCATAAGGTGGATATGTACTTAGCCGGGCATGATCACGATTTGCAGCACCTGGAGTTTGCGGGACATCCGACTTCGTTTGTTTCATCCGGTGGTGGCGGCGCTACGTTGAATGCATTGGATAATTCATCACGCGGTCCGTTTGGAATGGAGGTGCATGGGTTCACTCATCTGCATGCTTCGGCGCAACAGCTAACGCTGCGGCATCTTGGAACTGACGGCGGGTTGCTACATAAGTTCAGCCGTACAGCGGATGGGACAGTGACTATCTTGCATTAA